GCCGCGCTCGACGCAGGCGCGCGCGCCGTGATCCCGTTCGAGACCGTCGACGAGACCGCCTCGCGAGCGAAGGCTTACGCGCGCGGCGAGGTTCAGCTGGCGGGTGAGCGACGCATGATGAAGATCGATGGCTTCGACCTGGGCAATTCTCCTGCCGAGTACACACCGGCATCGGTCGAAGGGCGGACGATTCTATATACGACGACCAACGGCACTTTGGCGTTGGCCGCATCGCACGGGGCGCGCGCGTGCTACTTTGCCGCCTTCGTGAATGTGACGGCGACCGTCGCCTCCGTGCGGGCCGCGATCGAACAGGGCGGGGACGTCACCATCATCTGCGCCGGCCATGAGCGGCACGTCGCACTCGAGGACGTCGTCTGCGCCGGACGGCTGGTGCGCGGCATTAGCGCTGGTCTCGAGAGCGTCACGCGCGGCGATGGTGCGCGCGTGGCCGAGATGGCGGAGCGGCCGTTCCAAGGAGGAGTGGCGTCGGTGGCGCTGGAAGCCGGACACGCGAGGTCGTTGGTTGCCGCCGGCTTTGAGCGCGATGTGGACATGTGCCTGACGCTCGATCGCTATGATCGGTCGGTGCGATACCAGGATCGACAGCTTCAGCTCGAGCCCGCGACTCGCACGGACCACTGAGCATGGAACCCGCTGTGCTGCGTCGGGAGCTTTCGGCGATCGCGCTGACGTTGCTCGCGGTATTCCTCACCGGCGCACTGATCTTCAATGCCCCCGATGCCGGACAGTTGTGCCTCGAGGCCACCGGCGTCTTTGGACCCGCGGGTACCTGGGCGCGCTGTGCGCTGGTGAGCACCGTCGGCATTCCCGGAGCGGCGATCGTCGCCATGGGGTGCTTGGTGGTCGCGCTCACGCTCTTTGGACGGATTGCGCGTGCCGACGATGCGAGCGACTGGGGCGTGCTCTTCGCAGGCACCGTGACGTTGGTGCCGGTGGCGATAGGGCTCGCGCTCGGCGGCGAACCGTCGGCCTCGGATGCTTCCGGACTCTGGGGGAGCTTCGCCGCGCACTATCTGCGCAAAGGACTCGGCTCGGCTGGGGCTTGGGTGTTCTTTCTGTTGGCCACGAGTGCCCTCACCGTAGCGACCCTACGTTGGAATCCGATTCGCCTACTGCTCGGCCCCGGACGGAGCGTGCATGAGGCGGGCGGCGAGGCTGAGACGAGCGACCGGACGGCTGTTACTGGCCGCAAGCGCCGAACGCTGGCGCAGCAGCTCGAACCGGAACCAGAGGAGCTGCCGGCAATCGATCCAGTGTTGGCGCGTGATGTCCTCGCGCTCGACAAGCCGGACGCGCGGTACGCGCCGCCGGAGTCCGTCCGCGACAGCGCGAAAGCGAAGAAGGCCGCGAAAGAATCGACGCGTCCAGCCGCCGCCGTGGAAGCGGCACTCGACGCGTCATCGGAACCGTCGCCCTTTAGCGATGACTTGCCGCCCACGGATCTGCTGACCGCTGCGCCGGCCCGCAATGCCGACGCCGGCAAACGCGAGCTCGATTTAGCGGGCGAAAAGCTGATGTCGACGCTTCGCACGTTCAAGGTCGACGGCGAATTGGTCGGGCGGACGACGGGACCGACCGTGACGCAATTCGAAATCGAGCCGGCTCCCGGCGTGAAAGTGCGACAGATCGCCGCGTTGGCCGATGACCTGGCGTTGGCGATGCGGGCGCCGAGCATTCGCATCGTCGCGCCCATTCCGGGGCGTGGTGCGGTTGGTGTCGAGGTGCCCAACCCGACGCCGGAAATGGTGGTGCTGCGCGAGGTGCTGGAGTCGACCGAGTTCCGCCAGATGCGCGCCGCTCTGCCGATCGCACTCGGAAAGGACCTCGAGGGGCGTGCCGTGATCGCCGACTTGGCGAAGATGCCGCACCTGCTGATCGCCGGCGCTACGGGTTCCGGAAAATCGGTCTGTGTGAACACGATCATTACGAGCCTTGCGTACCGCCACACGCCGCGCACGCTGCGCTTCCTGATGGTCGATCCCAAAATGGTCGAACTCAGCGTGTACAACACGTTACCGCACTTGCGACACAAGGTGATCACCGACAATCGCGATGCGGCGTCGGTGTTGAAGTGGGCCGTGATGGAGATGCAGGACCGCTACCGATTGCTCGAAGCGAATGCGTGTCGCAACCTGCAGGAGTTCAATCGTCGCGTGCAGCAGCACGCTGATGGCGAAGGGGCACCGGTGCAGAAGCCGCGCAACCTCGAGGTGGCCTTCGAGGATCGCACGTATACCGGCGGCGTACTGCCGTACATCGTCGTCGTGATCGACGAAATGGCCGACCTGATGATGACGGTGCAGGGCGAAGTCGAAACGCCGATCGCGATGCTCGCGCAGAAGGCGCGCGCGATCGGGATTCACCTGATTCTGGCCACGCAGCGACCCAGCGTCAACGTGATTACCGGCCTGATCAAGGCGAATTTTCCGTGCCGGATTGCATTTCGTGTGGCGTCGCAGGTGGACAGTCGGACGATCATCGATGGCGCGGGGGCCGAAGCGCTGCTCGGCAACGGCGACATGCTGTTCATCCCGCCGGGCAAGTCAGAACCCGCGCGACTGCAGGGCGCATATCTCTCCAGTGAGGATACGGAACGACTGCTCAAATGGTACGAGGATGCCCGCGCCCGTCATGACGCTGGCGAAGGCATCACGGCGGAACCGGATATTCTGGAAACCGTGCGTGCCCTCGAAGCGAAGGGTGATGGCGGCGACGATGACGATGGCGACCGCACCTCAGACGACCGGGATGCGCGCTTTCGTGAAGCCGCGGAAGTGGTGATCCAGCATCGCCAAGGATCTACCTCGCTGTTGCAGCGGCGGCTGAAAATCGGATACGGACGTGCCGCCCGTATCATCGATCAGTTGGAAGCGGCCGGCGTACTCGCGCCGTCCGAAGGCGCGGCGCGTCCACGTGACGTGCTGGTGGGTGTACAGGATTTAGACCGCATCTGCGGCTCCTGACTCCTGCAGATTCTCTGTTGACTCTCGTCACGGCGTATTGACGGCGTGCAACAGTCCGGCGAACATAGATACGGCTTGTCCCTCCTCTTCCCGCTCTCCTTCCCGCGGGCCGCCGGACCTCGACGTTTTTCCTCCCTCCCGAGGTGTTAGATGTTTCTTCTCCGCGTTCGACAAGTACTTACTTCGACCCTGCTCGCGCTCGGCGCGCTGCCCGTGGTCGCCGCTGGGCTGGCGGCCCAATCCGGTACGATTACCGGCAAGGTGACCAACGCCGAGAGCGGCCGTCCGATCGAGAACGCGACGATCAAGGCCGCCGTTGCTGGAGGCATGTCGTATGGTGCCGTTAGCGGCGCCGATGGCGCGTTCCGGATCGTGAATCTTCCCGACGGCTCCTACACCGTGAGCGTGTCGGCCATCGGTTTTGCGCCGAAAACCTCATCCAGTGTGCGGCCCGGTGCGGTGCTGACGATTGCGATGACCGCGCGCACGACCACACTCGATCAGACCGTGGTTACGGCGAGTCGCAGTCGTCCGGAAAAAGTGCTCGATGCGCCGGCACAGATCTCCGTCGTTTCGAGCGAGCAGATCGCCGAACGGCCGGTCGTGACCGTAACGGATCACCTGCGTTCGAGCCCCGGCGTCGATGTGAGCCGCGGTGGTCTCGCTCAGTCGAACGTCGTCGCACGCGGCTTCAATAACGCGTTCAGCGGCAGCATGCTGATGCTGCAGGACTATCGCTTCGCCGGCGTGCCGTCGTTGCGCGTCAACGTTCCGTTCCTGTTCACCGGCACCAACGAAGACATCGACCGGATGGAGATCCTGCTCGGACCGGCGTCGGCCCTCTACGGACCGAACAGCTCGAACGGCGTGCTCCACATCATCACCAAGTCCCCGTTTGCGTCGCAGGGCACCACGATCAGTGTGGATGGCGGCGAGCGCTCCATCATTCGTACCGGCCTGCGTCACGCCGGCAAGCTGAATGAGAAGGCGGCATACAAGGTCTCGGGTGAGTACATGCAGGGTAAGGATTGGGAGTACAACGATCTGAAGGAACCCAAGATCTTCAGCACGTCGTTGGTGGTGCCCGAGTCGCGCCGCGGCAAGGCGAGCCAGCGTGACTTCGATCTCCAGCGCTTCACGGGCGAGGCACGGCTCGATCTGCGCCCGCGTGAGGGCATGGAAGCCATCACGACGCTCGGCTACACGAAGATCGGCAGCGGTCTCGAACTCACCGGCACGAACGGCACGGCGCAGATCAAGAACTGGTCGTACACGAATCTTCAGCAGCGTTTCCGCTGGAATCGTCTCTTCGCTCAGGCTTTCATCAACGCCAGCGACGCCGGCAATGAGAACGCGCTCGACGACAAGGGCACGTTTCTGCTCGGCTCTGGTCAGCCGATCGTCGACAAGTCCCGCGTCGTCGCCACGCAGCTTCAGCATGGCTTCGAAATGGGCAAGAAGCAGAGCTTCACCTATGGACTCGATTACATCTGGACGAATCCGCAGACCGGCAACACCACGAACGGCGTAAACGAGGACGTCGACAACGTCACCGAGTACGGCGCGTATCTCCAGTCCTCGACGAAGCCGACCGAGAAGATCGAACTGCTGCTCGCGGCCCGTGGTGATGCGAACAACGTGATCGAAGGACAGTTCTTCTCACCGCGTGCGGCGCTGATCTTCCGCCCCACGCCGAATCAGAATCTCCGCTTCACGTATAACCGCGCGTTCTCGACGCCGGCGAACTTCTCGTTCTTCCTCGATCTGCTCGCCGCGCCCAACGTCGGTGGCTCGGGCTTCGACGTGCGTGCCCGTGGCAATCCACCGAAGGAAGGCTTCCAGTTCCGTCGCGACTGCACCAGCAGTGCGGTTTCGGGTCTGTGCATGAAGTCGCGTCTCGCCGGCGGTGGTCAGTTCGTCGGTGCCAACGCGGCGGCTGCGTTCGGCCCGCTCATCGGTGCCAACGCCGGCGCGCTCAATCCGAGCGTCACGGCTGGCATTCAGGGCGCGCTGCAGCAGGCCGGTTTCCCGGCGGCAACCGCCGCGGCGCTGGCTCCGGGACTCGCCACGGGTCTCATCCAGCACCTCGCGACCCGCGCGCCGACGTCCGCCGAGCTGAGCACGCGACTTTCGATCATCGGTACGTCGACGCCGCTGCAGGCGGCGCAGGTGGCCGACATCGATCCGCTGCGGGCCTCGTTCAACAACACGTTCGAAGTGGGCTACAAGGGTCGCATCGGCAGCCGCGTCGGCTTCGACATGTCGTTCTGGGGGCAGGAGCGTGGGGACGTCGGCACGGCGTCGGCGATCGCCACGCCGAACGTCTTCTTCGGCGACACGACCCAGCTCAAGGGCTACATCTCGGGTCAGACGACGTCGTATTTGACGACGGCGCTGCAGCAGGCGGCCGGTTTGCCGGTGGGTAATGCCACGGCGCTGGCGACCGGCATCGGCGCGGCCCTCGGACCGAGCCTCGGCCGCAGCTTTGCTCCCGCGCCGTTGGGCGTCGTGACCTTCGACAACGCCACGAGCACGAGCACGGATCTCTATCTCACGTACTCCAGCGTCGGCAAGTCGATCTGGGTGCGCGGACTCGACCTCGCGACCGACATCTCGGCAACCGATCGCGTGACGGTGGACCTGTCCTACAGCTGGCAGAGCCAGAACATCTTCCGCAGCGTCCCGGGTGGAAACAACCTGCCGCTGATGTCGAACTCGCCGAACTCCCGTGGTTCGCTCGGCATGCGGTATCGGAACGATGAGAACGGCCTGGGCTTCGAGCTCCGCACGCGCTACAACGAAGCGTACCCCGTGAACTCGAGCTACTACACCACGAACTTCGCATTCCCGATCGCTGCCGGTCAGCCCGGCGCCGTGGCGAATGCGTCGGGTGGTGCCAATCGTTGCAGCCCGGCGCCTGCCGGAACGTTCTGCTACGAGAATGTGCCGGAGGCGCTCACGGTCGACGCGCAGGTGTCCAAGCGCTTCGACCTCGGCAGCCAGAAGCTCATGTGGTCGCTCAATGCACAGAACATGTTCGACAATCGCATGCGCACGTTCCCCGGCGTGCCGGAGACGGGCCGGTTGATCATGACGCGTCTGCAGTACTCCTTCTGATCCGGCGGTGCACCGGGCGGGCAACATGCCCGGTGCACGACGGAGACGGCACGGAGTTGACGAGGGGGCGGTGCACACGGTGCGCCGCCCCCTCGTGCATTCGCGCTATCTTGCAGCATGATCCTGCTCGACCTGAACGCCCGGCCGGTGATCGGACATCGCGGCAATCGCGCGCACGCGCCAGAGAACACCCTCGAGTCGTTGCGGGAGGCAGTGGCACTTGGCGTCGATGCCGTCGAGTTCGATGTGCAGGTCTCGAGCGATGGGGTCTTGCTGCTCATGCACGACCTGACCATCGACCGGACTACCAGTGGGCGTGGAGCCGTCGCCAGCCAGACGTACGCAACCCTCCGTGCACATGACGCCGGAGCGCGTTTCACGACGGACGGTGGTCGCACCTTTCCGTGGCGTCATCGCGGCGTGGTGATTCCCTCGTTCGACGAAGTGGTCGAGTCGTTGCCGAGCACGCTGCCGCTGATCGTGGAGCTGAAGACGCCGGCCGCGTCGGCGGCGCTGCTCGCCGCCATCATCCGACATCGCATCCAGCAGCGCGTGATCGTGGCCGGCTTCGAATCCGCCAGTACCCAGCCGCTGCGCGGGCAAGGCTTCGCCCTTGGTGCAAGTACACCTGACGTGGCGCGACTGCTGCTGCCGTCGCTGCTGCGTCGTTCTATTCCATCACCGTGGTATCAGGCGCTGTGCATTCCGCCGACCTACAACGGCTTCCCGTTGCCGATCGAAGCGATCACGCGAGCCGTGCGCAGCGCGCGCGTGGTCACGCACATCTGGACCGTGAACGCGCCAGAGAAGGCGGTGCAACTCTGGTCCCAGGGCGCGCAGGGAATCATCAGCGACGATCC
This region of Gemmatimonas groenlandica genomic DNA includes:
- a CDS encoding 2-phosphosulfolactate phosphatase — translated: MRIDVLLGEAQVAPADVADRVVVVIDVLRAATTVAAALDAGARAVIPFETVDETASRAKAYARGEVQLAGERRMMKIDGFDLGNSPAEYTPASVEGRTILYTTTNGTLALAASHGARACYFAAFVNVTATVASVRAAIEQGGDVTIICAGHERHVALEDVVCAGRLVRGISAGLESVTRGDGARVAEMAERPFQGGVASVALEAGHARSLVAAGFERDVDMCLTLDRYDRSVRYQDRQLQLEPATRTDH
- a CDS encoding FtsK/SpoIIIE family DNA translocase, giving the protein MEPAVLRRELSAIALTLLAVFLTGALIFNAPDAGQLCLEATGVFGPAGTWARCALVSTVGIPGAAIVAMGCLVVALTLFGRIARADDASDWGVLFAGTVTLVPVAIGLALGGEPSASDASGLWGSFAAHYLRKGLGSAGAWVFFLLATSALTVATLRWNPIRLLLGPGRSVHEAGGEAETSDRTAVTGRKRRTLAQQLEPEPEELPAIDPVLARDVLALDKPDARYAPPESVRDSAKAKKAAKESTRPAAAVEAALDASSEPSPFSDDLPPTDLLTAAPARNADAGKRELDLAGEKLMSTLRTFKVDGELVGRTTGPTVTQFEIEPAPGVKVRQIAALADDLALAMRAPSIRIVAPIPGRGAVGVEVPNPTPEMVVLREVLESTEFRQMRAALPIALGKDLEGRAVIADLAKMPHLLIAGATGSGKSVCVNTIITSLAYRHTPRTLRFLMVDPKMVELSVYNTLPHLRHKVITDNRDAASVLKWAVMEMQDRYRLLEANACRNLQEFNRRVQQHADGEGAPVQKPRNLEVAFEDRTYTGGVLPYIVVVIDEMADLMMTVQGEVETPIAMLAQKARAIGIHLILATQRPSVNVITGLIKANFPCRIAFRVASQVDSRTIIDGAGAEALLGNGDMLFIPPGKSEPARLQGAYLSSEDTERLLKWYEDARARHDAGEGITAEPDILETVRALEAKGDGGDDDDGDRTSDDRDARFREAAEVVIQHRQGSTSLLQRRLKIGYGRAARIIDQLEAAGVLAPSEGAARPRDVLVGVQDLDRICGS
- a CDS encoding glycerophosphodiester phosphodiesterase family protein; this encodes MILLDLNARPVIGHRGNRAHAPENTLESLREAVALGVDAVEFDVQVSSDGVLLLMHDLTIDRTTSGRGAVASQTYATLRAHDAGARFTTDGGRTFPWRHRGVVIPSFDEVVESLPSTLPLIVELKTPAASAALLAAIIRHRIQQRVIVAGFESASTQPLRGQGFALGASTPDVARLLLPSLLRRSIPSPWYQALCIPPTYNGFPLPIEAITRAVRSARVVTHIWTVNAPEKAVQLWSQGAQGIISDDPAAILAARTRAAFV
- a CDS encoding TonB-dependent receptor; amino-acid sequence: MFLLRVRQVLTSTLLALGALPVVAAGLAAQSGTITGKVTNAESGRPIENATIKAAVAGGMSYGAVSGADGAFRIVNLPDGSYTVSVSAIGFAPKTSSSVRPGAVLTIAMTARTTTLDQTVVTASRSRPEKVLDAPAQISVVSSEQIAERPVVTVTDHLRSSPGVDVSRGGLAQSNVVARGFNNAFSGSMLMLQDYRFAGVPSLRVNVPFLFTGTNEDIDRMEILLGPASALYGPNSSNGVLHIITKSPFASQGTTISVDGGERSIIRTGLRHAGKLNEKAAYKVSGEYMQGKDWEYNDLKEPKIFSTSLVVPESRRGKASQRDFDLQRFTGEARLDLRPREGMEAITTLGYTKIGSGLELTGTNGTAQIKNWSYTNLQQRFRWNRLFAQAFINASDAGNENALDDKGTFLLGSGQPIVDKSRVVATQLQHGFEMGKKQSFTYGLDYIWTNPQTGNTTNGVNEDVDNVTEYGAYLQSSTKPTEKIELLLAARGDANNVIEGQFFSPRAALIFRPTPNQNLRFTYNRAFSTPANFSFFLDLLAAPNVGGSGFDVRARGNPPKEGFQFRRDCTSSAVSGLCMKSRLAGGGQFVGANAAAAFGPLIGANAGALNPSVTAGIQGALQQAGFPAATAAALAPGLATGLIQHLATRAPTSAELSTRLSIIGTSTPLQAAQVADIDPLRASFNNTFEVGYKGRIGSRVGFDMSFWGQERGDVGTASAIATPNVFFGDTTQLKGYISGQTTSYLTTALQQAAGLPVGNATALATGIGAALGPSLGRSFAPAPLGVVTFDNATSTSTDLYLTYSSVGKSIWVRGLDLATDISATDRVTVDLSYSWQSQNIFRSVPGGNNLPLMSNSPNSRGSLGMRYRNDENGLGFELRTRYNEAYPVNSSYYTTNFAFPIAAGQPGAVANASGGANRCSPAPAGTFCYENVPEALTVDAQVSKRFDLGSQKLMWSLNAQNMFDNRMRTFPGVPETGRLIMTRLQYSF